A DNA window from Phyllostomus discolor isolate MPI-MPIP mPhyDis1 chromosome X, mPhyDis1.pri.v3, whole genome shotgun sequence contains the following coding sequences:
- the LOC114504892 gene encoding transcription factor E2F6-like: MVEKVSKSRIRWIGPDISSFESPPRQRQLHQEISELSAKERALDELIKDCAQQLFALTDDKDNERLAYVTYQDVQSVEAYRKQMTFAIKAPPQTMLEIPAPGENTITMRIQSTRGPIEVYLFEPKQELSSNNVSGGEPASASASKPPEQPDEKESPPPQSEEMPEGSNS, encoded by the coding sequence ATGGTTGAAAAGGTATCCAAGAGCCGTATTCGATGGATAGGGCCTGATATCAGCAGTTTCGAATCGCCGCCCAGACAGAGGCAGCTGCATCAGGAAATCAGTGAGCTGTCAGCCAAGGAACGTGCTCTGGATGAGTTAATTAAGGATTGTGCTCAGCAGTTGTTTGCGTTAACAGATGACAAGGACAATGAGCGACTAGCATATGTGACATACCAGGATGTTCAGAGCGTTGAAGCGTACCGTAAACAGATGACTTTTGCAATTAAAGCACCACCGCAAACCATGCTGGAAATCCCAGCTCCCGGGGAAAACACCATCACCATGCGTATACAGAGCACCAGAGGGCCCATTGAGGTCTATTTGTTCGAACCGAAACAGGAGCTTTCGAGTAACAACGTGTCTGGAGGTGAACCGGCGTCCGCATCTGCAAGCAAACCTCCTGAACAGCCGGATGAAAAGGAAAGTCCTCCACCTCAAAGTGAAGAAATGCCCGAAGGGAGCAACTCCTAG